In a single window of the Arachis hypogaea cultivar Tifrunner chromosome 6, arahy.Tifrunner.gnm2.J5K5, whole genome shotgun sequence genome:
- the LOC112697399 gene encoding transcription factor UNE10, with product MSQCVPSWEVEDTNPPPPRPSLRSNSNSTIPDVPMLDYEVAELTWENGQLSMHGLGFPRVPTKSSAVTTTANKYTWEKPRASGTLESIVNQATTTPQNAKSTTFHGFGGGGNGGGVYENLLVPWVDPHRVPATVISPGTSNTMTMDALVPCSNRVEEQRTPQVMDSISGGLGPCMAGRTTRMGSGDAKDGGALEKRAAMVRRVPAPTVSAHEMSSRDQSVSGSATFGRESRHVTLDTCEREFGVGFTTSTSMGSPENTSSAKQCTKTNTIDDHDSVCHSRSMREDGDEEEKKKETGKSSLSTKRSRAAAIHNQSERKRRDKINQRMKTLQKLVPNSSKTDKASMLDEVIEYLKQLQAQVQMVNRINMSSMMLPMTMQQQLQMSMMAPMGMGMGMGMGMGMAGMGMGMDMNTLSRTNIPPGIPPVLHPSPFMPMPSWDAAATATAAAATGAADRLQGPTPTAMPDHLSSFFGCPSQPMSMDAYSRIAAMYQQIQHQQPPPSGSNKT from the exons ATGAGCCAGTGTGTTCCCAGCTGGGAGGTGGAGGATACCAATCCACCGCCCCCAAGACCCTCTCTACGTTCCAACTCCAACTCAACCATCCCTGACGTTCCCAT GTTAGACTATGAAGTCGCAGAACTAACATGGGAAAATGGACAGCTATCAATGCATGGGTTAGGGTTCCCGCGAGTGCCGACGAAATCCTCGGCGGTTACAACAACCGCCAATAAGTACACATGGGAAAAGCCTCGTGCAAGTGGCACATTGGAATCCATAGTCAACCAAGCAACTACCACACCCCAAAACGCCAAATCAACAACCTTCCACGGTTTCGGCGGTGGTGGCAACGGAGGCGGTGTCTATGAAAATCTGTTAGTCCCGTGGGTTGATCCCCACCGTGTCCCGGCCACCGTTATTTCTCCGGGAACTTCAAACACCATGACCATGGACGCGCTGGTACCGTGCTCAAACCGGGTAGAGGAGCAAAGAACGCCGCAAGTTATGGACTCCATCTCCGGAGGGCTTGGACCGTGCATGGCGGGTCGCACCACACGTATGGGCAGCGGTGATGCCAAAGATGGAGGCGCCCTTGAAAAGCGCGCCGCCATGGTGAGACGTGTGCCGGCACCGACGGTGTCGGCACATGAGATGAGTAGCAGGGATCAGAGTGTGAGTGGCAGCGCCACCTTTGGGAGGGAAAGCCGGCACGTGACACTTGACACGTGCGAGAGGGAGTTCGGAGTGGGTTTCACTACTTCGACGTCGATGGGGTCGCCGGAAAATACAAGCTCTGCAAAGCAGTGCACCAAGACGAACACCATTGACGACCATGATTCCGTTTGCCACAGTAGATCAATG AGAGAGGATGGagatgaggaggagaagaagaaagaaactgGAAAATCTTCTCTGTCCACTAAAAGGAGTAGAGCCGCAGCTATACACAACCAATCTGAAAGG AAAAGGAGGGATAAGATAAACCAAAGGATGAAGACATTGCAAAAGCTGGTCCCAAATTCTAGCAAG ACGGACAAAGCTTCAATGTTGGATGAAGTGATAGAATATCTTAAACAGTTGCAAGCACAAGTGCAGATGGTGAACAGGATCAACATGTCATCCATGATGCTTCCCATGACCATGCAACAACAGCTTCAAATGTCAATGATGGCTCCCATGGGCATGGGAATGGGGATGGGCATGGGCATGGGCATGGCGGGGATGGGCATGGGGATGGATATGAACACCCTTAGTCGCACTAATATCCCTCCTGGAATCCCTCCAGTCCTCCACCCTTCTCCCTTCATGCCTATGCCTTCTTGGGATGCTGCTGCTACCGCCACTGCTGCCGCCGCAACTGGAGCTGCCGACCGACTTCAAGGTCCTACACCCACCGCCATGCCTGACCATTTATCCTCATTTTTTGGATGTCCATCACAG CCCATGAGCATGGATGCCTACAGTAGGATTGCCGCCATGTACCAGCAGATTCAGCACCAACAACCTCCCCCTTCAGGTTCCAATAAGACCTGA